GCTATCAGCTGCATGTTATCGCGCTGATGCAGGCCGATGCTGGGCTCATCAAGAATATAGGTGATGCCCATCAGCTGGGAACCTATCTGTGTGGCCAGCCGGATGCGCTGCGATTCGCCACCGCTGAGGGTCCTGGTGGGCCGGTTCAGGGTGAGGTAGCTGAGTCCTACATTTAGCAGGAAGCCAAGCCGCTCGCGGATTTCCTTCAGGATATCTTTGGCGATAAGGTTCTGTTTCTTTTCCAGTCTGTCTTCCACGTGCAGGAACCAGTCGGCTAGTTTGTCGAGATCCATATTTCCCAGTTCGGAAATATTTTTATCATCTACCTTAAAAAACAAACTTTCTTTCTTCAGCCGGGTGCCATTACATTCCGGGCAGGTGCTGAGTTGCATAAAGCCTTCGGCCCAGTTGCGCACATGATCGGAAGAAGTATCGTTGAAATAGCGGCGTACCATGTTTACCACACCTTCATATTCGGTGGAATACTGGCTGCCGTCGCCGTTTTGCTCAAAGGCCATATCAACTTCCAGCTTACCGTTTTCATCGCCAAACAACAGTACGTTGCGGGCTTTTTCGGGGATGGAAGAAATAGGGGAAGTGAGTGAGAATTTATATTTTTTTGCGAGTTGCTGTACCTGTTTAAATGTAAAGGTGTCGCGGGCTTCGCCGAGAGGGGCCAGTCCGCCGTCGTTGATAGACACGCTTTCATCGGGGATGACCGCGTCCATATTGATCTGGTAGATGGTGCCCAGCCCTTTACACCGCGGACACGCGCCATAGGGCGAGTTGAAAGAGAAGGTGTTGGGAGATGGCTCTTCGTAGGAAAGGCCGGTATCTTCACACATCAACTGTTTGCTGTACTGGCTTACCTTGTTGGTATCATTATCCATGATAAACAGGAGGCCCTTGCCCATGGTGAGCGCCTTTTGTACGCTCTGGCTGATGCGGGTACGTGCATCGTCCTGCACCTGGATACGGTCTATCACCAGTTCTATGTCGTGGATCTTGTAGCGGTCTACCTGCATTCTTTCTTTGAGGTCCTGTATTTCCCCATCCACGCGCACTTTCACGTAACCCTGTTTGCGTACCTGTTCAAACAGTTCGCGGTAATGGCCTTTACGGCCACGTACCAGCGGCGCCAGTATAACGAGTTTCTTTTTATTATAATTTTTGAAGAGATGATCCAGTATTTCTTCTTCCGAGAAGCGCGTCATGCGCTTATTGGTATTGTAAGAATAGGCCAGTCCCGCGCGGGCATACAGCAACCGGAGGAAATCATATATTTCCGTGATGGTACCTACGGTAGAGCGGGGATTTTTATTGGTGGTTTTCTGTTCAATAGAAATAACGGGAGAAAGACCGGTGATTTTATCTACATCGGGTCTTTCCATATCGCCGATAAACTGACGGGCATAAGCAGAAAAACTCTCCATATAACGGCGTTGTCCTTCTGCATAAATTGTATCAAATGCCAGTGATGATTTGCCACTTCCACTGATACCGGTGATCACCACGAGTTTATTTTTGGGCAACAGCAGGTCCAGGTTTTTCAGGTTATGCTCCCGTGCGCCAAATACAGCTATCTGGTCATCTGCAGTGGCTTCTGGAGCGGGAGCAGCGGGTACATTCTCTTTTTTCTTTGCCATAGTAATAAACTACTAAGCTACGTGATAATTACGAATTGGACCAGGATTTATGAGATTGATATGATTACCAGGATGGGTGCAGGAGGTGTGAAAAGTTGGTGAAATAACGGAAGATGCCTGTTCCTTTTAAGTGGGAACAGGCATCTTAAATTTTATTGAGATATTTATTTTTTCCTGGTAATAATTTTTCTTATTTCAGGGAAATCATATCCATTAAGATTTATATTTCTTGAATACCACAATGGCATTGTGTCCGCCAAAACCGAAAGTATTACTCATGGCAATGTTTACAACACGTTGCTGTGCTTTGCCCAGGGTGAGGTTCAGGTTAGTGGGAATACCTTCGCCGAGGGAAAGGGTATTGATGGTAGGCGGAATGATGTCTTCCTGGGTAGCTTTGATACACGCAATGGCTTCAATAGCGCCCGCAGCGCCCAACAGGTGACCTGTCATGGATTTGGTAGCACTGATATTGAGTTTGGGTGTATGGTCGCCAAATGCGGCTACAATTGCTTTCAGCTCACTCAGGTCACCAACCGGTGTGGAAGTGGTGTGTGAGTTGATATAATCTACATCTGTAGGGGTAATTTCAGCATCTTCCAGTGCCTGTTCCATACCTAATCTTGCGCCCATGCCTTCCGGATGGGTAGCCGTAAGATGGTAGGCATCGCAGGTCATGGCACCGCCGATCATTTCGCCGTAGATGGTAGCACCTCTGGCAACAGCATGTTCATATTCTTCCAGGATGATAGCACCGGCGCCTTCTCCCATTACAAAACCATCACGTAGTGCATCAAATGGGCGGGAAGCATGTTCTGCATCATCGTTGCGGGTAGATAATGCTTTTAATGCGTTGAATCCTGCAATACCTGCACGGGTAACCGGTGCTTCGGAGCCACCGGCAACGATCGCATTGGCTTTACCAAGACGGATGTAGTTGAACGCATCTACCAGTGCACTTGTAGAAGAGGCACAGGCGGAAACAGTACAGAAGTTAACCCCCATAAAGCCATATTTCATAGCTATCTGGCCGGCAGCGATATCGCAGATTAATTTAGGAATAAAGAACGGATTGAATTTAGGAACAAAATTAGCCTGTGTAAATTCCACGATCTGTTCTTCAAACGTGAGCATACCACCGTTACCGGAAGCCCAGATCACGCCTATTTTAGTTTTATCTATCCCTTCTTTATCGAGGCCGGCATGTTGTACTGCTTCCTGCGCAGCCACCATAGCATACTGCGTGAAGCAATCCATTTTGCGGGCTTCTTTCTTTTCCATATATTTTTCTACATCAAATCCTTTGACTTCACAGGCAAATTTTGTTTTGAACTCTGTGGTGTCAAATTTAGTGATGGGGCCGGCGCCACCGACACCTGCCTTCAAGTTGTTCCAAAAAGTTTCTACATCATTCCCGATAGGTGTTAATGCTCCCAATCCGGTAACCACAACCCTTTTCAGTGTAACAGTACGCATATTTTTTACTTTAATAAAAAAAGTTAGAGCGCAAATTTAGTTACTTATTGTTATGAATATGCATATTCATTAAGATAATATAATATAACTTTCCGCGGACGGCCTGAAATGTAGTATGGACGGGCATTTTGACGAGCATCACTACCATTATAAGATATGATAGTGTTATAAAGTGTAAAAAAAATATGATATGGAGATGATCAGGCTGCCGCTACCACCGGTGACGCTGGTGTGGAGATGATCCGCCTGGTACGTTGTTTCAGGAAAGAAATAACTTCCGCATCTGTTTGAAACCGGTCGCCGATATTTACAAAATGCTTTGCCAGCAAGTCATACCGCTTACCCATCAGGTAGGCCCATACATGCAGAAAGTGAATGCCGTCAAATACAATCGCATCGTTGCTGATGTATTCAGCCAGTGTTTCCCGGAAAAATACCGGGTGTTCGGTCCAGTGCATATTGGGTTTCACATGATGACTGATGTGATAACCATCATTCCAGCATTTATGATTGTATTTGGTATTGATACAGGTAATGCTGTTTTTATAAGGGTTGTCTGGTTCTGTGGCACTGATAAACGCGTGCTGTGCCCAGTTTCCCACCATCATGATAACGCGGGAAATAGCATAGGGCAGGATGAACACCACTAAGGTTGCCGGGAAGTTGATGAAGGATAAACCAATACAGGCAGCTATAAATAGCAGCTCTCCCCTTACCAGCCGTACAAACAGTTTGCTCCTTTTTTTACGGAGATGATAGCGTGCGAGGTTATATACGCCCACTACCACAAAACTGCCCAGGTAATTGGCGAAGCTGCGGATAGAGTCGCGCTGAAACGCCATGGTGGAGCTTTCATCTTCCGGCATATTGTTCTCCGGATGATGCATGCCAATATGGTGCGTATAGTAGGTTTCCGGTGTTTGACCAAAGAGCGGGCCTATAAACCAGGGGAGATAATTATTAAGAAGATGGTATTTTTTTTCAAAGAAAACACGATGACTGGTACAGTGGAGCATCAGTCCGAACGGACCTTTGAAAGTAAGGTTGTTAAGAAACTGGTAGGCAATGGCAGCAGCCCACCAGATCCAGTTATTAACGCCGGGCCAGTAAAGGATGATAGCCAACGGCCATAAAGTGAAAGTGATTTGCAGCGTTAAGTACACAAATGGCAGATCGCGCTCGTCTTTGATCATGGACTTGAAAAGTCTGTCTAGGTATGTTTCCTGTGCTGATTTTACAAAAACAGGATCAGAAAGTTGGGAAAAATGCTTCATAGTCTGTCTGTCTAAATTTGTCTGCTGTACTGGATACAGGTAGTTTAATGCTCCGTTGTATTATATAATAACGCGTGGTTTAACAGAATATTTCCTGTTAGCCTAAGATAACCAATTTGTTCCTTTTTTATATGAATTAACTGTTATTTTGTATTTTCCACTACAATGCCCTTCAAATAAAGTTCCGGCAAATCCAAATGCGTACACGAAGAAATACGCAGGAGCACCAATCAAATATTAAAATATACCCATGAAGAGACTCACCCTGAAGGATGTTGCTAAAATGGCCGGTGTGGCGCCATCTACGGTATCCTTTGTATTGAATGGAAAAGGTAAACAAATGCGGATCCGCGATGAAGTAGCCGCCAAAATTCTGAAAGTGGTGGAAAAATCCGGTTATGAACCTCATCGTGTAGCGGTAAATCTCCGTACCGGCCAGTCCAAAACCCTTGGACTGATCGTAGAGAGTATTTCAGGAAGTTTTTTTGCCAGTCTCGCTAAAACCATCGAAACGGAAGCGGAGCTGATGGGTTATAACGTGGTGTATTGCAGTACAGAGAATAATGCACAGAAAGGAAGTGAATTGATACACATGTTGGGCCGGCAGATGGTAGATGGCTACCTGATCACCCCAGCACCAGGTATGGAAAAAGAAATCCAGCAGCTGGTACAGCATCATAAGCCGGTAGTGCTGATGGATAGTTACTTTCCGGCTATCAAGGCGCCTTATGTACTGATCGATAATTTCGACGGGGTGCAACAGGGAATGGAACACCTGATCAAAAAAAGGTTTACAAAAATTGCTTTTGTTACGGTAGATGTTAAGCTGATTCAATTGGAGGAGCGCCTCCGTGGCTATATGAGCAGTATGAAACAGCATGGCATTCCCGTAAAAAAGAAATATATCCACCGGGTAGATTACCACAAACCCCGGGAAGAATCTTTACAGGAGCTGCAACGCTTTATAGGAGACAACCCTGATCTGGAAGCTGTTTTCTTTGCCACCAATTACCTGGGCATCATGGGGCTGGAGGTACTGGCTAAGCTGGGGTTGAAAATGCCGGACGATCTGGCAGTGATTTGTTTTGATGACCAGGACATTTTCAGGCTTTATCCTCCCGGTATATCTGTGATAGAGCAGCCTATTGAAGGCATTGCAAAAGCGGCTATCGCCCTGCTGATGCACCAGCTGGGGAAGGATAAGGGTCCGCTCACGGAAATGGCGGTGGAATTGCCGGGAAAACTGATCCTGCGGGGATCTGCCTGACGGTGACGCGGTTTCGCTACCACTCTTGCGCCTTTACAGCAACATTTGCGTGTAGGGTGGTTGCCGGTTGTAAAAAAAGTGACCGATCCTTGCAATAGATCCGAAAATATTTATACATTTAGCATTCATCAGGTGAAAAAGAGCGGGAAAGGATTCGCAGAATCTTTTTTTTTGATACTTATGCTAAATCGATTTTCTACTATTTGAACCTTAGTTTTTATTTAATAATACATCATGAAAAAAGTTGGATTGTTGGCAGCTGCTTTACTTTGTATATATGGCGCACAAAGCCAGACAGTAAATAAAGTAACTGATCCGGTAGAATGGGTAAATACCTTGATGGGGACAGATTCAAAAGTGAGCCTGTCCAATGGTAATACCTATCCTGCCATCGCCCTGCCCTGGGGTATGAATTTCTGGATGCCCCAAACCAATACCATGGGCAACGGTTGGGCGTATCAATATACCGCTGATAAAATCAGGGGCTTTAAACAAACACACCAACCTTCTCCCTGGATCAACGACTATGGCCAGTTTGCCATTATGCCCGTTACCGGGAAAGCTAAGTTTGACCAGCTGTCACGCGCCAGCTGGTTCTCCCATAAAACAGAAATAGCCAAACCATATTATTACAGTGTATACCTCGCTGATCCGGATGTGACCACGGAAATCACACCTACAGAAAGAGCGGCACAATTGCGGTTCACCTATCCGGCTACAGACAGCGCATTTGTAGTAGTAGATGCATTTGATAAAGGTTCCTATATTAAAATATTACCGGAAGAAAGAAAGATCATCGGCTATACCACCAAAAACAGCGGCGGTGTACCAGCTAATTTTAAAAACTACTTCGTTATTTACTTCGATAAGCCTTTCACCGTAGCCAGCGCCTGGCGCGATTCTACGCTGATGAGCGGGAAACTGGAACTCCAGGCTGATCATACCGGCGCTATCGTGGGATTCAAAACAACAAAAGGAGAAAAAGTAGTGCTGAAAGCAGCATCTTCCTTTATCAGTTTTGAACAGGCAGAATTAAACCTGCAACGTGAAATAGGTAAAGATGCTTTTGACGTTACCCGTCAGAAAGCAAAAGATGTATGGAATAAGGAACTGGGCAGACTGTCCGTAGAAGGTGGTTCTTCTGAACAGGTGAGTACTTTCTATTCTTCTTTGTACCGTACCATGCTGTTCCCGCGCAAGTTTTATGAATACAACGCGAAAAACGAAATCGTACACTACAGCCCTTTCAACGGAGAGGTATTACCGGGCTATATGTTTACCGACAATGGTTTCTGGGATACTTTCCGCGCAGTGCATCCCTTCTTTACCCTCATGTATCCATCATTAAGTTCACATATCATGGAAGGCCTGGCCAATGCCTATAAGGAAAGCGGATGGCTGCCGGAATGGGCTAGTCCAGGTCACCGTGATTGTATGATCGGCTCCAACTCTGCCTCGCTGATTGCAGACGCTTACCTGAAAGGAATCCGTGGATATGATATCAACACGCTGTATGAGGGTATCCTGAAAAATTCAGAAAATGAAGGCCCGTTAACCTCTGTAGGCAGGGCTGGTGTGAAGTATTATAATACACTCGGCTATGTTCCCTACGATGTGAATGTGAATGAAAATGCCGCCCGTACACTGGAATACGCCTACGATGACTTTACCATCTACGAGCTGGCAAAGGCGCTGAAAAGACCTAAAGCAGAAATTGAACGTTTTGAAAAACGTTCACAGAACTACCGCAACCTGTTTGATCCTGAAACAAAACTGATGCGCGGTAAAAATAAAGATGGCAAATTCCAGACACCCTTCAATCCTTTCAAATGGGGCGATGCCTTTACGGAAGGAAACAGCTGGCACTATACCTGGTCCGTGTTTCAGGATATCCAGGGGTTGTCTGACCTCATGGGTGGCAAAGAAATGTTTGTCAATATGCTGGACTCAGTTTTCAAAATGCCGCCTGTATATGATGAAAGCTACTACGGCACTGTTATCCATGAAATAAGGGAAATGCAGATCATGAACATGGGCCAGTATGCGCATGGCAACCAACCCATTCAGCACATGATCTATCTTTATAACTATGGTGGCCAGCCCTGGAAAACACAGTACTGGGTCCGCCAGGTGATGAATAACCTGTACAAGGCAACACCGGATGGTTATTGTGGTGATGAAGACAATGGTCAAACCTCTGCCTGGTATGTATTCTCTGCCATGGGATTCTATCCTGTTACACCCGGTACCCAACAGTATGTATTGGGAGCGCCGCTGTTCTCCAGGCTCACCATGACCCTCGAAGATGGTAAGAAAATGGTGATAGATGCACCAGGCAACAGTGATAAAAACCTGTATGTACAAAGCGCGTCTTTAAACGGACAAGCTTATACGAAAAACTGGATCAGTCACCAGGATTTGCAGAAAGGCGGTAAGCTGGTATTCAAAATGGGCGCCACTCCTGAGAAGTCAAGAGGTACGCAGCCATCGGCTTTCCCGTATTCCTATTCTACAGCCAATAAATAAGATAAAATACCCGGCCCTCTTCAAACTTCGCCCTGCGTGAGGTTTGGAGGGGGCCGGGGACTTTAAAATACCCATCATGAAAAAATTGCTGCTACCCGTACTCTGCTTTGCTGCCTTTTCCCTGCATGCGCAGGAGAATGTATTGCAATACGTAAAACCCATTACCGGTACACAAAAGATGGGGCATACCTATCCCGGCGCCACGGTGCCTTTCGGCATGGTGCAGCTCAGTCCTGAAACGGATACGCTGCCCTATGAAATGAATGGGAAGTATAACGGTGATGTATATAAGTATTGCGCCGGGTATCAGTATGAAGATAAAACCATCGTGGGTTTCAGTCATACACATTTCAGTGGTACGGGGCATTCCGATCTGGGCGATTTTTTAATCATGCCTACTGTTGGTCAGCTGCAACTGAACCCAGGTACGGCAGATCATCCGGAGAGTGGCTACCGTTCCCGCTTTTCGCATAGTACGGAAGTAGCCGAACCTGCTTACTATAAAGTAAAACTGGAAGATGACAACATCCTCGCAGAGCTTACCACCAGTACCCGAGTGGGTTTCCACCAATACACATTTCCTGCCTCTGATCAGTCGCATATCATCCTGGACCTGATGTCGGGCATCTACAACTACGCCAACAAAAATGTATGGACTTTTGTAAGAGTAGAAAATGATTCGCTGATCACCGGCTTCCGGCAAACTAACGGTTGGGCACGTACGAGAATAGAATATTTTGCCATGGCTTTCTCCAAGCCATTTAAACAGTATGGCCACGAAAACTATGCAAATGATGTGTACAAAGGCTTCTGGCGCAAGTTTGATCAAACTAAAAACTTTCCTGAAATGGCCGGCAGACAGATCCGCGCCTATTTCGATTTCAATACGACTGCCGGAGAAAAGATAAAAATAAAATTCGCGTTGTCGCCTGTCAGCACGGAAGGCGCCCTGAAAAATCTGCGCGCTGAAATTCCGGGATGGGATTTTGAACAGGTAAAACAAGCCGGTCAGGCCCTCTGGACCAAAGAGCTGAATAAAGTACACATCGAGTCGCGCAGCCGTGAAGAGAAGGAAAATTTCTATACCGCCATGTACCACGCTTTCATTAATCCAACTACCTATATGGATGTTGACGGCTCCTACCGCGGACTGGATATGAACATTCATACCGCAAACGGCTATACGAATTATACTACTTTTTCGCTGTGGGATACCTACCGCGCTTTACATCCGCTGTTTAATATTGTGCAGCCCAAGCGCAATGCGGATATGATTCAGTCTATGCTGCACCACTATGATCAAAGCGTACACCATATGCTGCCTATCTGGTCGCATTACGCCAATGAAAACTGGTGTATGATCGGCTACCACAGCGTATCCGTTATTGCCGACGCCATCATGAAAGGCAATGCTCCTTTTGATGTGAATAAGGCACTGGATGCTTGTGTAACCACTGCGCGTCACCGCAATTACGACGGACTGGGATACTATATGGACATGGGTTATGTGCCGGAAGATAAAAACGGTTCGTCTGTTTCCAAAACACTGGAATATGCCTATGATGACTGGTGTATAGCACAGGTAGCAAAGAAACTGGGAAGAACGGATCTCTATAATGAGTTTATCAAACGTTCCACCAACTACAAAAATGTGTATGATGCAGCTACCGGGTTTATGCGGCCAAGATTGAATGACGGCACATTCAAAGCCGATTTTGATGCCCTGCAAACGCACGACCAGGGCTTTATTGAAGGCAACGCCTGGAACTATAGCTTATACGTACCGCAATATCCGGATGAAATGATTGCAATGATGGGCGGTAAGCAACAATTTACCGCACACCTGGACTCTTTATTCACCATGGAACTGCCGGATAAATATTTTGCGGAAACAGAAGATATTACCCGTGATGGCATCATCGGCAACTATGTACATGGTAATGAACCATCGCATCATGTGGCGTATCTGTATAACTGGACCGGCTATCCGTGGAAAACGCAGGAGCGGGTGCGCATGATCCTGAAAAAAATGTATCATCCCGGTCCTGATGGCCTGGGCGGTAATGATGATTGCGGTCAGATGAGTGCGTGGTATATTTTCAGCACATTGGGTTTTTATCCTGTTTGTCCCGGCTCCGATCAATATGCATTGGGCAGTCCGGCTATTGATAAAGCCACCTTGCAATTAGAGAATGGGAAAACATTTATAGTAGATGTGAAGAACCAGGGAGATAAAAATGTGTACGTACAAAAAGTACTGCTGAATGGTAAGCCATTGAACCGGCTGTATATCACGCATGATGAGATTATGCAGGGGGGAGAGATCGTATTCTACATGACCATGACCAGGATTAAACGGATATAAGGATTAAAAAGGATTGAACTGGTAGGTATAATAGGTATAAAAAGAAATAAGGATTAAAAAGATTGAACCGGTAGATATAAAAGAAGAATAATTTTCTCTTCTCTTATATCTACCGGTTCAATCTTTTTAATCCTTATTTCCTTTAATCCTGGTCCTGGTCTAGCCTTTTAATGTAAATGTTGCTATTCCCAATGGTAC
The Chitinophaga sp. MM2321 DNA segment above includes these coding regions:
- the uvrA gene encoding excinuclease ABC subunit UvrA, whose amino-acid sequence is MAKKKENVPAAPAPEATADDQIAVFGAREHNLKNLDLLLPKNKLVVITGISGSGKSSLAFDTIYAEGQRRYMESFSAYARQFIGDMERPDVDKITGLSPVISIEQKTTNKNPRSTVGTITEIYDFLRLLYARAGLAYSYNTNKRMTRFSEEEILDHLFKNYNKKKLVILAPLVRGRKGHYRELFEQVRKQGYVKVRVDGEIQDLKERMQVDRYKIHDIELVIDRIQVQDDARTRISQSVQKALTMGKGLLFIMDNDTNKVSQYSKQLMCEDTGLSYEEPSPNTFSFNSPYGACPRCKGLGTIYQINMDAVIPDESVSINDGGLAPLGEARDTFTFKQVQQLAKKYKFSLTSPISSIPEKARNVLLFGDENGKLEVDMAFEQNGDGSQYSTEYEGVVNMVRRYFNDTSSDHVRNWAEGFMQLSTCPECNGTRLKKESLFFKVDDKNISELGNMDLDKLADWFLHVEDRLEKKQNLIAKDILKEIRERLGFLLNVGLSYLTLNRPTRTLSGGESQRIRLATQIGSQLMGITYILDEPSIGLHQRDNMQLIAALRNLREMGNTVIVVEHDKDIMLSADHLVDIGPGAGVHGGQIIAQGTPKEILKLNTPTAGYLNGKRAVPVPAERRKGNGNSLELKGASGNNLKNVNVKLPLGTFICVTGVSGSGKSTLINETLYPILSKHAYDSKMVPMPYKSIKGLEHIDKVIEIDQSPIGRTPRSNPATYCGFFTDIRTLFAMVPEAKIRGYNAGRFSFNVKTGRCDVCEGGGMRVIEMNFLPDVYVHCEKCNGRRYNRETLEIRYKGKSISDVLDMTVDEAVEFFQAVPWIYRKIKTLQDVGLGYITLGQSAVTLSGGEAQRVKLATELSKKDTGKTIYILDEPTTGLHFQDILLLLKVLNKLVDRGNTVLVIEHNLDVIKMADYVIDLGPEGGGGGGTILCTGTPEQISTCKDSHTARFLKKELGI
- the fabF gene encoding beta-ketoacyl-ACP synthase II, translated to MRTVTLKRVVVTGLGALTPIGNDVETFWNNLKAGVGGAGPITKFDTTEFKTKFACEVKGFDVEKYMEKKEARKMDCFTQYAMVAAQEAVQHAGLDKEGIDKTKIGVIWASGNGGMLTFEEQIVEFTQANFVPKFNPFFIPKLICDIAAGQIAMKYGFMGVNFCTVSACASSTSALVDAFNYIRLGKANAIVAGGSEAPVTRAGIAGFNALKALSTRNDDAEHASRPFDALRDGFVMGEGAGAIILEEYEHAVARGATIYGEMIGGAMTCDAYHLTATHPEGMGARLGMEQALEDAEITPTDVDYINSHTTSTPVGDLSELKAIVAAFGDHTPKLNISATKSMTGHLLGAAGAIEAIACIKATQEDIIPPTINTLSLGEGIPTNLNLTLGKAQQRVVNIAMSNTFGFGGHNAIVVFKKYKS
- a CDS encoding fatty acid desaturase translates to MKHFSQLSDPVFVKSAQETYLDRLFKSMIKDERDLPFVYLTLQITFTLWPLAIILYWPGVNNWIWWAAAIAYQFLNNLTFKGPFGLMLHCTSHRVFFEKKYHLLNNYLPWFIGPLFGQTPETYYTHHIGMHHPENNMPEDESSTMAFQRDSIRSFANYLGSFVVVGVYNLARYHLRKKRSKLFVRLVRGELLFIAACIGLSFINFPATLVVFILPYAISRVIMMVGNWAQHAFISATEPDNPYKNSITCINTKYNHKCWNDGYHISHHVKPNMHWTEHPVFFRETLAEYISNDAIVFDGIHFLHVWAYLMGKRYDLLAKHFVNIGDRFQTDAEVISFLKQRTRRIISTPASPVVAAA
- a CDS encoding LacI family DNA-binding transcriptional regulator, with the protein product MKRLTLKDVAKMAGVAPSTVSFVLNGKGKQMRIRDEVAAKILKVVEKSGYEPHRVAVNLRTGQSKTLGLIVESISGSFFASLAKTIETEAELMGYNVVYCSTENNAQKGSELIHMLGRQMVDGYLITPAPGMEKEIQQLVQHHKPVVLMDSYFPAIKAPYVLIDNFDGVQQGMEHLIKKRFTKIAFVTVDVKLIQLEERLRGYMSSMKQHGIPVKKKYIHRVDYHKPREESLQELQRFIGDNPDLEAVFFATNYLGIMGLEVLAKLGLKMPDDLAVICFDDQDIFRLYPPGISVIEQPIEGIAKAAIALLMHQLGKDKGPLTEMAVELPGKLILRGSA
- a CDS encoding GH92 family glycosyl hydrolase, coding for MKKVGLLAAALLCIYGAQSQTVNKVTDPVEWVNTLMGTDSKVSLSNGNTYPAIALPWGMNFWMPQTNTMGNGWAYQYTADKIRGFKQTHQPSPWINDYGQFAIMPVTGKAKFDQLSRASWFSHKTEIAKPYYYSVYLADPDVTTEITPTERAAQLRFTYPATDSAFVVVDAFDKGSYIKILPEERKIIGYTTKNSGGVPANFKNYFVIYFDKPFTVASAWRDSTLMSGKLELQADHTGAIVGFKTTKGEKVVLKAASSFISFEQAELNLQREIGKDAFDVTRQKAKDVWNKELGRLSVEGGSSEQVSTFYSSLYRTMLFPRKFYEYNAKNEIVHYSPFNGEVLPGYMFTDNGFWDTFRAVHPFFTLMYPSLSSHIMEGLANAYKESGWLPEWASPGHRDCMIGSNSASLIADAYLKGIRGYDINTLYEGILKNSENEGPLTSVGRAGVKYYNTLGYVPYDVNVNENAARTLEYAYDDFTIYELAKALKRPKAEIERFEKRSQNYRNLFDPETKLMRGKNKDGKFQTPFNPFKWGDAFTEGNSWHYTWSVFQDIQGLSDLMGGKEMFVNMLDSVFKMPPVYDESYYGTVIHEIREMQIMNMGQYAHGNQPIQHMIYLYNYGGQPWKTQYWVRQVMNNLYKATPDGYCGDEDNGQTSAWYVFSAMGFYPVTPGTQQYVLGAPLFSRLTMTLEDGKKMVIDAPGNSDKNLYVQSASLNGQAYTKNWISHQDLQKGGKLVFKMGATPEKSRGTQPSAFPYSYSTANK
- a CDS encoding GH92 family glycosyl hydrolase; this encodes MKKLLLPVLCFAAFSLHAQENVLQYVKPITGTQKMGHTYPGATVPFGMVQLSPETDTLPYEMNGKYNGDVYKYCAGYQYEDKTIVGFSHTHFSGTGHSDLGDFLIMPTVGQLQLNPGTADHPESGYRSRFSHSTEVAEPAYYKVKLEDDNILAELTTSTRVGFHQYTFPASDQSHIILDLMSGIYNYANKNVWTFVRVENDSLITGFRQTNGWARTRIEYFAMAFSKPFKQYGHENYANDVYKGFWRKFDQTKNFPEMAGRQIRAYFDFNTTAGEKIKIKFALSPVSTEGALKNLRAEIPGWDFEQVKQAGQALWTKELNKVHIESRSREEKENFYTAMYHAFINPTTYMDVDGSYRGLDMNIHTANGYTNYTTFSLWDTYRALHPLFNIVQPKRNADMIQSMLHHYDQSVHHMLPIWSHYANENWCMIGYHSVSVIADAIMKGNAPFDVNKALDACVTTARHRNYDGLGYYMDMGYVPEDKNGSSVSKTLEYAYDDWCIAQVAKKLGRTDLYNEFIKRSTNYKNVYDAATGFMRPRLNDGTFKADFDALQTHDQGFIEGNAWNYSLYVPQYPDEMIAMMGGKQQFTAHLDSLFTMELPDKYFAETEDITRDGIIGNYVHGNEPSHHVAYLYNWTGYPWKTQERVRMILKKMYHPGPDGLGGNDDCGQMSAWYIFSTLGFYPVCPGSDQYALGSPAIDKATLQLENGKTFIVDVKNQGDKNVYVQKVLLNGKPLNRLYITHDEIMQGGEIVFYMTMTRIKRI